Below is a window of Pseudoalteromonas undina DNA.
TAGTACTTGCTGATGAAATAAATCGTGCGGGTCCTAAAACCCAAAGTGCGTTATTAGAAGCCATGGAAGAACAACAAGTGACCGTAGATGGAGAAAAGTACCCGCTCCCTACTCCGTTTTTTGTTATTGCTACTCAAAACCCTTTATATCAAGCAGGGACTTATCCGCTGCCAGAATCGCAATTAGATCGTTTTTTAATGCGTATAAGCTTAGGCTTTCCACCTAAAAACGCTGAAAAAAGATTACTATTAAACAATCAAAAGCGCGATTACTCCCAATTACCACAGCGAATTAACCAGCAACAACTTAAACAAATACAAGAATCTATAGCTAATATTACGCTAAGCGCTGCGGTTATTGATTATATAATTGAATTAGTGACTTACACACGTGAGGCTCAATCGTTAGCTGCTTCGCTTTCACCAAGAGCCAGTATGGCGCTGGCAAAATCTGCAAGGGCATGGGCCTATATTGAAGGTCGAGACTTTGTTCTACCTGAAGATGTACAAGCGGTATTTTCTAGTGTGTGCCAGCATCGATTAGGTTTGCATGGTGAGTCTGGCAAAAACCAAATTGCAGACATTTTAAAACATGTTTTAGTGCCCGTTTAGATCAATGGGTATTTTAAAATTAAAACGCCCTACTTTTATTCATGCTATAAAAAGTACAATTTTAACGACTTTATTAAAAAATAAGCACAAAAAAAATAGCATCACTTTAACGCATAATACTATTTATGTTTTGCCTTCCACACTGGGTGTATATTTTACGATTGTTGCACTATTAAATTTTGTAATGGGAATTAATTATCAAAATAATTTAATACTGTTTATGGCGTATTTAATGTTTGTGATTATTATTTTTGCCTTGTTGTTAGGTTATAGCAACGCTAAAGGCTTAACTGTCAGCTTTAAGAATACTATTGAGAGTTATGCGCCACAGCCACCTCAATTAGTGTGGCAAATAAAATCAAACGACACATGTCAGTCAATCACCTTAAGTTATCCCAATAATTTAGAACAAGACTGCTATATAGAGAGTGTTAAAGCCGATACCATACAATGTCAGTTACCATTGCCTTATTTAAAGCGCGGACGCTATTTACTAAAGCCAATAAAAATTGCTAGTAATTATCCATTTGGTTTGGTGAGTGTATGGAGCTATATTCAACCAGATCATACCGTTTATGTTTACCCTTCAATTATTAAAACACCAAATCAAAAACAATTAAGCCAAATGACTGCTAATGATGATGAAGGAGCTGAAAAACATCTAGGCGATGACGAATTTGAAAGTTTAATTACCCATTTGCCAGAAATGGGGTTGCAGCGAGTTTCGTGGAAACACTACGCAAAAACTCAGCAATTATTAGTAAAACAATTTAGTGATTTTAAATCTGCCGATACACAATTTGACTTTAATTTAATGACAGGCGATACCGAGCAACGCTTAGGGCAATTGTGTTACCTAGTATGCCAAGCGTTTGAAAGCGACATTAATTACTCGATGAAATTGCCCAATAAATCCATAGAAAATGGATCAGGTAAGCTTCATCTGCAACGCTGCTTACAAGCCTTAAGTAATGTAGGCGCTGATTATGAATGAGATAAAAAATCAACGCGTTATAAATTTTTCTCTGTCATTTATTTACTTAGGTTTAGTGAGCTTTTTTATAGAACACTTGCCCCTACCCTTTATTATTATGCTTAGCGTGTTATGTGGTTGGAATATTTATTTAACTCTTAAACACAAACAAAAGCCCAATGCGTGGCTGGCCAACGGACTCGCTGCAATAGCATTAATTATTATGCTCAGCAGTGTTGGCTTTAAAGATACCGTGGTGCTGTTTGTTGCCATGCTTTTGCTGTCATGCGTTTTTAAATTACTACAGGCAAAAACAAAGCAGCATTATCAATTGATCATCACCCTCACATTCTTCTCACTTTCAGCAGTGTATTTGTTTAGCCAAACTATTTTTACCACTTTAATTATTAGTACACTGTATATTTTAAATTTTGCTGTACTTGGGTTACTTGAATCTAGTCATAGTTTAAAACTGTCATCAAAACAAAGTGCTAAACTAATATTTCTGGCTTTTCCTTTGGCAGTTGTACTCTTAATATTTTTACCAAAACTTCCTGCATTTTGGCAATTCCCTGGCCCTAAAATGGCACAAACAGGCCTATCGGAACAAGTAGACCCATTTGATATTGCAAAGTTATCAAACTCCGATGAGTTGGTTTTTAGAGCGAAGTTTGATGATAACTCAGTCTCTACCCCTTATTATTGGCGCGCTATTGTACATGATGAATTTGACGGTAAAACTTGGAAAACATCTTCGTTTTTAAAACAAGCAATGATGTTACCAAGCCAAAATAGCAGCAATGGAAATACCACTCAATACTCAATAATTGCTGAGCCAGCAATGGCTGATTGGTTATATGGGCTTGGCTATGCCAGTAGTAACAATGAAAATGTAGTTTCCAATTCAGTGGGTTTACTGCGTAAAAAACAATATAAATCCAAAGTGTTACAATATTCTGTTAGTACTAAACCATTATCGACTAAGAAGCTTAATAGCGTAGAGCAGCTTTTTTATAAAACGCTTACTGTGAGTAATAATCAAAAAAGTTATCAACTTGCGCAACAGTTAAAAAACAGAAGTGCTAACGCTGATGAGCTTTTTAATAAACTGTTAGATTATTTTTCGCAAAATAGTTTCAGTTACACTCTTACGCCAACACCTATGCGCGGTGATGATACGCTTGATCAATTTATGTTTAATAATAAACGTGGCTTTTGTGGTCATTATGCCAGTGCAGCTGCCTTTATTTTTAGAAGTGCTGGCGTTCCAGCGCGGGTAGTAAGCGGATATTTAGGCGGAGAGCATAATCAAAACAATGACTATATTACCGTTCGTCAATACGATGCGCATGCTTGGGTTGAGGTATATACTAATGCAGGCTGGAGAATATTTGATGCAACAGCGGTTGTTGCGCCCGAACGATTAAATGGTTCTTTATCACAGAGTGCTGCATTAAATGATGAATTTAAAAATAATATTAATTTTGGTTTAGTTAGCTTAAGTAATTATGCTGCCATAAACTGGCTTCGCCTTGAATTAGAAAACCTCGATTATCAATGGTCTAGTTGGGTGCTGGGATTTGATAAAAATAAACAACAAGATTTATTAGCGTCCCTGTTTGGTATCACTTATGTTTGGTTAGTACCGCTTGGAGTTATTATTGTTTTAATTTTAAGTTTTAGTGCTTATTTTATTTATATGAACCGCCCCAAGGCAACAACCAAACAACCTCCGCTGGTAAAAGAGTATTATCAAATACTCAGTTGGGCTAATAAGCACACTATAAACTACCCTAAAAATGCTACGCCTATTCAAACATTACAACACATTAGTCAACAAGCCCCCTATGCAGAGCAACAAATAACCACCTTTTGTCACTTATTTGAGCAAGTGCGCTATGCAAGGCAACCATTTACCAAAGAACGTAAAAATCAGGCTAAAGATCTGATAAAATTAATTAAATCTATAAAACAGAGAAATCTATGAACGCAGTTATTATAGGCGTTATTTTAATGCTGGGACTCACTTTGGTCCGCGTAAATGTGATTGTTGCAATGACAATAAGTGCGCTTGTTGCCGGATTAACCGCAGGCATGGGCTTAAAAGAAAGTATTGATGCTTTTAATTCTGGCTTATCATCAGGCGCCGAAATTGCTTTAAGCTATGCGATGCTAGGTGCATTTGCCGTCGCTATCTCTAAGTCAGGCTTAACGCGTATTTTGGCTGCTAAGTTACTCGCTAAAGTAAATGCTCAAACAGGCTCTAGTGAAACCATATTAAGCTACTTTATTCTGTTTATTATTTTGATTTGTGCTATTTCTTCTCAAAACTTGGTGCCGGTGCATATCGCTTTTATTCCCATTTTGATCCCGCCGCTGCTTGTTGTGTTTAATAAACTGCGATTAGATAGACGTGCCATTGCTTGTATTTTAACCTTTGGTTTAGCCACCTCGTATATGGTGCTGCCGTATGGTTTTGGGGGTATTTATTTATACTCAATATTACATAAAAACCTAGTTGATAATGGCCTTGAGATTGTTAATACCAGTGTCCCTTTAGCAATGATAATTCCAGCTATTGGTATGTTTGTCGGCTTGTTGATTGCCCTATTTATTAGTTATCGAAAACGCCGTGAATACACAAGCACAGCATTAACTGTGCAAAGCCAACAAGCTGATGTTGAAAACCCAAAAAAGGTAATGCTAGTTGGTTTATTTGCCGTGCTTGCATCACTCATTGCTCAAAATGCCAGTGGCTCAATGATATTAGGTGGCCTAGTCGGGGTGGTTATATTTAGTGTATTTGGTGTTGTTAAGTGGGAAGAAAACGGCGACGTATTTAGTAAGGGTGTTGCCATGATGGCAATGATTGGTTTTATTATGATTTCAGCGCAAGGTTTTGCTGCGGTAATGAAAGAAACCGGACACGTTGCTAGCCTAGTCCATAGCAGCGCCGCCATTTTTGACGGTAATAAACCCATAGCAGCCGCAGTAATTTTATTGGTCGGCTTATTTATAACTATGGGCATTGGTAGTTCATTTTCAACTGTGCCAATAATTGCCACTTTATTTGTGCCTTTATGTTTAGAGCTAAACTTTTCTGTTATGGCAACCGCTGCGCTTGTTGGTACTGCAGGCGCATTAGGCGATGCTGGCTCCCCTGCCTCTGACTCTACGCTAGGGCCAACATCAGGACTTAATGCTGACGGACAACACGACCACATTTGGGATTCGGTTGTGCCAACCTTTATTCACTTTAATATTCCGTTATTGGTGTTTGGCTGGATAGCCGCTATGGTTTTATAATTATTTAAAGGCGTGCATTGCACGCCTTTTTATTAGTCTCATTTATTACTTTAATACGCCCTCCTCATTGAAAAACTAATACTTTTTATCTTATTCAATTGCTAAGTTGCCCATAAGATAAATATAGTATGATGTGTTCTTTGTGGTTAATAATATAAGCACAAATCATGGTGCTTATATTGTTTTTACTTTAGGTGTTATAACTCAAAACCATGCAGCATTTTGTCACACACGACAGGTGTTGGCCTGTGGTTATCATCAACAGCAACAAAGGTAAAGCTGCCTGTAATAGCTGAGTGCTTGTTATCTTTGTGCATAGTTTCTAGAAATATTTCAACATCCACTTTTAAACTGGTATTCCCCACATGCGATACCTTTGATATCAATTCAGCAAATGAACCAGCAGGAATAGCTTCTTTAAAATCGACTCTATCTGATGAAATAGTTACTAATGGTTTACGGCAAAAACGGGTGGCAGCTATAAAAGCAACTTCATCCATCCATGCTAATGCGTCACCACCAAATAGCGTATTATGATGGTTAGTACGCCCAGGAAATACGGCCTTAGTTACCGAAGTGGTCGAATCTTTTATACGTTGCGCAATAATGGCTTCGCGCTCTACTTGAGTCATAATCTCTACTTTTTGTTAGCTAATGTGTCTTGCATTAATAATGCAGGGTCAAGGCGTTCACCTTGCCAATTAAATCGCCAATCTAAATGCGGCCCAGTTACACGGCCCGTAGCACCTATTTCAGCTACCTTTGTACCTTGTTCAATCTTCTGCCCTACTTTTACATCAAGCTTACTTAAATGAATATAAGTAGAAGTAACCCCATGCCCATGATCTAAAATCAAAGTACCACCAGAGTAATATAAATCTGGTTCAGCAAATACTACCGTCCCGCTGATCGGAGCATACACAGGTGAACCTGTTTTGTTTGCTATATCTAAACCAAAGTGTGGCCTGCGAGGTTCGCCATTGAAGTAACGTTGGCTACCATAAACACCTGAAATGCGTCCTTTTGCAGGCCTAAGTACTGGCTGTAAAAAGTATTCTAAATCAGAGTTAACAGCCCGTGCTTTTCGTACTGCGATCGCTTCACGGCTAATACGTTCACTTACCGCTTTTGGCGGCGATACGTATTTTTTAGCAACACCGGTAATTTTATCTATATCGTAATCGCGAAGAGTAATAACTAAATCTTGGCTGTGGCTTTTACCGGTTTTATCTACCCAGCTTAATGTATGTACAGGTTTTGCATCACGGCCAAAACCAAATACAAATAACCCATTATCAGCAAGTTTTAACGACTTACCATTGAGGGTTACCGACTTAGCGTTATCTAATTGCCCTGTTACTAGGCCGCCTTGAGTTAAATGCCCTTTTAGCTCAAGCGCTATAGCACTAAAGCTAGTTGATACAATTAACGCCGAAACGAATAAGGATTTAAGCATAACTAATCGACCCCTTTCCAACACCTTCATAGGCGATAATTTTGACGTCTTTTTCTGGGTGCTCTAATTTCACTTGGCTGGCAATATAGTCAGCAATACATTCTACCGTGGTATCAATTGGTAAAATGTCGCAACGTGATTCACTAATAGCCATTTCAAAGTAACCTTGCGCCGCAGTATACGCAAAACAAACATCATCACTTTTAGCTGAGATATGTTTTAATTCAGAGGCGTTTATTTGATCTTCGCTAGATGCTAAGTAAATATCACGCCATTTATCAGCCCACTGTTTTTGCAAACGAGGCATAGAAATACCGCCAAGGCTTATACCAATTTGTGAGCGATGACCATGAATAATACGCTGGCAATTACCGTCATGCTTTTTAAGGCCATGGCTATAGTGGTAATAAAAGCTCTGATTGTGCTCAGGCTTTAACACCAACTCAATCTTTTCAATATTATCAGGAAGCTGTGGCAGTATTGTGGCAACTAAGTACTCTGTTACTGATTCAACGTTAATCTCATCAGTATCTATTAAGCAATATGCTTGATGAGGCGCACTCATTGCAAGGTGCTTGTTATCAGCAAATGTACAATCTAATGTTTTGTGATCAGCAAACTCGTTGATGCTGCCGTTTATGTTGTTAGGAACAGCTAAACGGTGATCTATACACTCATCAATAATGCCTTTAATTTGCTTTTTAACTAAGCCAAAGTCTAAAACCATAGACTCTTCGTTTAGTTTGCCATGTAAAGTCAAATCAACAATCCAACTTTCGCCAACTGCACCGCGTTTATTGCATAAGTAAGAAAAATCAATCACAGTGAGTGAGTTAACAAAAAGGGTCATAAATTTCCTTTAAACTGATTAAAAGTCAGTCCCAATTATAATGATTTCTGTTAGTAATTGCGCGGTTTAATCATACTAAAATCAGTTGCATTTACTGATTGCTTATAATTAAACCATTTTTTAACTGCTCCGAGTTGTTTAGCGTACAAGTGTACGCTAAAGTACGGGGCAATTTCTAAGCAAAGATAAAGTGTTATGGAACCTAAAAATAGCTATACAAAAGAAGATTTGATCCTTTGTGGTCAAGGTGAAATGTTTGGTGAAGGAAATTGTCGTTTGCCAAGTGACAACATGTTAATGATGGATCGTATCATTTCAATTACCGATGACGGTGGTGAACATGGTAAAGGTCAAATAGTTGCAGAGCTAGATATCGATCCTAGCCTTTGGTTTTTCGACTGTCATTTTAAAGGCGACCCAGTAATGCCTGGTTGTTTAGGCTTAGATGCTATGTGGCAACTTGTGGGCTTTTTCTTAGGTTGGTCTGGTGGTCCTGGTCTTGGTCGTGCACTCGGTGTAGGTGAAGTTAAATTTACCGGTCAAATATTGCCAACAGCTAAAAAAGTAACCTACCGTCTAGACATGAAACGCGTTATTAAGCGTAAATTGTTTATGGGTATGGCTGATGGAACCGTAGAAGTAGATGGCCGCGTGATCTACGAAGCAAAAGATTTAAAGGTAGGCTTGTTCCAAGATACCAGCGCGTTTTAAGTTTAAAACACGCAACAAAAAGGCCTCCATTTGGAGGCCTTTTTGCTTTAATTCGTTATGAGTTTATGTTTTATACATATTGCGATTTTCTATTGCCTCGCGCCAACCACCAAGCCACTCAGACTTAGGATCAACTTGTTGATAAGGGCAGTGCTCTTTTGAGCGACCAGCTAAACCTGCTTTAAAACCTTGAGAATGAGCTCTTTCTAAACGATCTCTTTTCTGTCTCTTCATCGGTAAAATCCTCACCTTTATATTTATATTTTTGTAGCATAAAGTTCATCTACATTTAATAAATAGCCAACAAAAATGTTTAATTCAAACACAAAATACAATTAATTTGTTTGACTTTAACTAAGCTGCTGATGCAATGATAAATTAATTAAAAAATAAATTTACTGCTCAAACTTAATCAACTTTAACCTATATAACTTTATTTAAATGTTCCGACATATCGGCTCAAAAACACATAAGTGTCATATTTGTGACTGGCAACATAAGCTAAAGTTCCTCATTAATTTGTAATCGAAAAATGAACAGATTTCGTTGTTTTAAAAAGATTGCAAATAAACACTTGATTATTTAAAACCGATCGGTCTAATATAAGTTATGAATAAAATATCAGCAGTTACAAATAGGCGTGGCCGCCCACCCAAAATAGCCAGAGACAACGCAGACACTAAAGCGTTGCTCCTTCGTGTGGGATTAGAAACCCTCACTGAGTTTGGTTTTAGTGCCACAGGGCTCGACACCATATTAAAAAAAGCCAAAGTCCCTAAGGGCTCGTTTTATCATTACTTTAAAAATAAAGAAGCATTTGGCTTAGCTTTGGTTGATGCGTACGACACGTTTTTTATAGCTAAACTTAAGTTTTATTTAGAGCAACCTGAAGTACCGCCCCTAGAACGCATTGTTAACTTTACCCAAAGTGCTATAGCTGGGATGCAAAAATATGATTACAAACGCGGTTGTTTAGTAGGCAATTTAAACCAAGAACTCAATCATTTAAGTGACGAGTTTAAAATACGCCTAATGCAGAGTTACCATGCTTGGCAAGCACAGTTAACACAGTGCTTAGACTTGGCTCAACAGCAACACACTATTAAAGCTGATATTGATACCACACAAATGAGTGAATTTTTTTGGATTGGTTGGGAAGGCGCAGTAATGCGAGCTAAACTAACACAATCAAGCAAGCCACTGACTTTATACACAGAAATGTTTTTACGCACATTACTCAAATGATGCATTTTTTATTATCAATTTAAAGACGATCGGTCTAAAAGGAAATCTAATGAGCAATCCTATTAAAGCTATTGTTATAGACAAGCAAGACGACGACTACAGTGCCAATTTAAGCAGCATAAACAGTGATGATTTACCAAACGAAAATGTATTAATTGACGTACTGTACAGTACCCTAAATTACAAAGATGGCTTAGCCATTACTGGCAAAGGTCCTGTAGTTCGCAGCTTCCCTATGGTACCTGGCATTGATTTAGTGGGTACAGTTACTAACAGCGACAGTGAAGAATTTAAAGCTGGCGATAAGGTGATTTTAAATGGCTTTGGTGTTGGCGAAAAACATTGGGGTGGCCTAGCCCAAAAAGCGGCTCTTAGCAGCGATTGGTTAATTCCCCTACCTGCCAACTTATCAGCTAAACAAGCTATGCAAATTGGTACTGCCGGTTACACAGCAATGTTGAGCGTGATTGCCCTTGAAAAACAAGGGATCACCCCTGACTCAGGTGAAGTGTTAGTCACCGGTGCCAATGGTGGCGTAGGCAGTTTTGCTATTTATTTACTAAGCCAGCTAGGTTATCAAGTAACCGCAGCAACAGGTCGCATGGAACAAGCTGACTATTTAAAATCATTAGGTGCAACTAATGTAATTGATAGGAACGAGTTTTCAAACCCAGGTAAACCACTGCAAAAAGAACGCTTTGCTGCTGCCATTGATTCTGTAGGGAGTCACACACTTGCTAATATTTGTGCCTCACTTAAATACGGTGGCGTAGTAACAGCTTGTGGGCTTGCACAAGGTATGGATTTGCCAGCGTCTGTTGCGCCATTTATTTTACGTGGTATTTCTTTAATGGGTATTGATAGCGTAATGCGCCCTAAAGCGGACCGTGTTGAAGCATGGGATCGTTTAGCATCCCTAGTTAGTAGCGATTACTTAGATAAAATTTCGACCGAAATCACACTTGATCAGGTTATTGAAAATGCTGAACAGCTCATGCAGGGCCAAATTCGTGGTCGTGTTGTGGTTAATTGTCAAAGTTAAGCATTTTTGCTATTAAACTCTCGTTATTAAATTTATAATACTGGCCGTATTTTTAATAACGAGAGAACACCTATGAGCAACCAAGAACTTTTCAGTAATAACCCACTGCAAGGCGTTAAATTAGAGCAAGTGGTTGAAGAACTGGTTGAGCAATATGGGTGGGAACTCCTGCATGCCTACTTACAACTCAACTGCTTTAAAAATAACCCTGACATTAAATCTGCGGTTAAATTTTTACGTAAAACCGAGTGGGCACAGCAAAAAGTAGATAATTTCTATTTGTACCGCCTAAAAAACTTACCACGCCCAGATGACGTACAATACGAACTGCCTCCACGAGACCGTATTATCCCTGAAGGCGATAAACCAGGTGAACCATGCGAGTTAAGCTTTTCTGATGCTAAGCGTATTCAAGAGAAAAAAGCAGCCAAGCAACGTGCCCGTACTCGTAAACAACGTTCAAATTCAAGTAACCCTTGGGGTAACTAAGCTAATTTCATAAAAGAGCTAACTTTATTGTTAGCTTTTTTTGTTTATTGAGGAAATTAATAGCCTCGGTGTTTCCAAAAATCATCTTCTGTTTTGGTCTGTTCATTAGTTAGATTAAATGTTTTATCAGCAATGACTTTTCCTGCTAATGATAAGGTCATACGCCAGTTACCTATTTTATCTTCTATAGGCTCCCACACGGTGTCGCCTAAATAAAACGACCAATCGTTATCTTTAACATATACATTCCCCTCAAAAGGCTGCATCACTTCGCCATCGGCATCTATAATACCGGGGTGATAAATACAATAATGTAGCTTTTCGCCTTTGGCTTTTTTGATATTTACTATTAGGCCAAATTCCACATCAATACACGCGGTTACCTTTGTGGTGAATTGCGTGATTTGTGGTAACGATTTACTGGCTTTGTCCCAGTTGGAATATATACCGTAACTTTCTAATGTAATTTGTGGTTTAGATTTTGCCATTTAACTTTCTATTTTTTCTTTCTATTGTTAAGCCACCAGCCTCAGCGAGTGACTTATTAATTAAGTAGTTGTTTTGGATTTTTAGGATAATAATTGCTGGGTTGCTGCTCGCATAAACTAAACTCGCGAGTATTTTTATACGGCAACTTCATAAAACCAGCGACCCCAACATCAGTTATATTAACCGCGTACTGCATGAGTTTATTTAGCAAACGTTTAAATTCAACTTCTTTACTAGCATCGAGTAATCGATAGTAATGGTGAATTTTCATCCTATCTGGTAGTGCTTCAAAAATAATACAACCCGTATGATGTATCTGGTTTAGCTCAAATACACATTTAATCACCTTTTTAGGCAGTTGCAGTTGTTCATCGGGATCTTTACCATCTTCAAAATATGAGTGCGGACGGGTTACCTCGCTGGCTTTTACATTAACCACTTCATAGTCAAGCTCAGGTAACTGGTTAAATTTGAACGCACCGGTGCCATCGCGTTCTAACTGAATTGTTTTGCGGGCATCAAATAAACAACACTTAAATAAGCCTTTTTGACTAATCGCTTGTGCCAGCATTACAGTATTATTTACCGCATCAGTAAACGCGGTGGCTAAAGCTTCATCGTGCATAATAAGTGATGACTCAACATACAAAGAATCATCTTTCCAATGAAAACTCAGTCCCCCTACTACCGGGTATTTCGCTAAGCGACTAATTGACGCTAAAAACGCTTTTTCGGTATCCCCAGTATCAAACAAAAATTCTTTGTAATACCTATCTAACTGGGCATCGTTTACATCGAGTAATTGCTGTTTATGGTCGGCTTGGCGTAAAAATTGTTTTCGGGAACTATATACAACGGTTTCGGGCTCAGGATCTTGGCTAAACCAAAAAGGAATGCGTGCTTTAGTGTCTTGCTTTGGTAGCTCTGGTAAAAATGCTTTTGCCATAGTTTCTATGTTACGCATAAAATAGTCGCCGGCTTTATCCCTTACACTACGCTCTTTTGAAAGCATGCCGTCAATTACATTCGCAAGCTCTTTTGGTAGCATTAAACTACTGGCCGGAATAGCCTGAGCGCCAAATCGACAAGACTGAGCCGATGCAAGTGCATACAACGTTGATGCAACCCCCTGCTCATCAAAACGAGGGGATGACTTTTCGCCAGACATTTGCGCATCACCAATAAAATACACATCACCCATTCGCGCGTTAGTGGTGCTTAAATCACCCGACATTAAATCCATAAAATTACTGGCAATAGGGTTACCTTGTTCATCTACTTGGGCATATACCGAGCTTCCCCAATCAACCAATGAAAGCTGCTTGGCTTTTTCATCCCACACCAAGTTAGAGGGTTTAATATCGCCATGCACAATAGGTTGAGGGCTTAATCCATTTTTATGATGGCGTAAATCAAGCAACACATTTCTCAATTTTACCGCTAAGTTCATTATTTTTGCAGCAGATAGCCGCCCTTGCTTAAGTGATACTTTTTCAAGGTCTTCACCTACTGCACGGGCCATCATTAAAATGCCCTGTTTTTTAATCCGCTCAAAGCCATAAAATTTTGGTATTAGCGGATTATCAATTTGAGACAGCATATACGCTTCGTCTTCAAGGCGATCTCGCACACTTTGTGCCAGCGTTATTCTTGAAAATTTAAACACCCACGGCAGGCCATGTTCATCATCACCCGCAAAAACAAAGCCAAACGCACCAGAGCCAATCATTTCAACATTTTTATAACCAAGTAGTGTTAGCTGTTTAATACAAATGTTAAGCCATTGGCGATGCTTTTTAGCATCACGGTGCGATAACAAATAAACAGACTGTTCTTCGTTAATATAAAAGTTGCGAATTTCTTTTGCTTTCAATGCATGTACTCAAAATAATAAGGTGTAAAAACGCCCTTCGATTATTAGTTTTATATAAAGAGATTACAATAGCTTATAGCTTTGTTTTTATCTGCAGTTATAAATATGATTGATAAAAACATAAATAATAAAAAATATTGCATCCAATATCCTGTTCTGGCCGTTGCTTAATGACATCTAGTTAAAGAATAATGATTTAAAGGACTTTAAGCGTGAAGAAACTAGCATTTATAACATTAGGAATTTTACCGTTTAGTTATGCACAAGCAAGCATAGAGAAATTAACCGTTTACGGACACAGAGATAGCCTAATTGGCGAGTCTATTAGTGCCTCAAGCGGTATTATTGGGCAAGGCGAGATTCAACAACGTCCTATGTTAAGAAGTGCAGAATTGTTGGAACTGATCCCAGGTATGGCAGTAACTCAACATAGTGGCTCAGGAAAAGCGAATCAATACTTTATAAGGGGCTTTAATTTAGATCACGGAACAGATTTCGCCACTAATATTGATGGTATGCCAATAAATTTACCTAGCCATGGGCACGGTCAAGGCTATACCGATTTAAATTTTATTATTCCAGAATCTATATCAAGCATTAATTATCAGAAAGGATCTTATAGCGCTACCCAAGG
It encodes the following:
- a CDS encoding 6-carboxytetrahydropterin synthase, encoding MTLFVNSLTVIDFSYLCNKRGAVGESWIVDLTLHGKLNEESMVLDFGLVKKQIKGIIDECIDHRLAVPNNINGSINEFADHKTLDCTFADNKHLAMSAPHQAYCLIDTDEINVESVTEYLVATILPQLPDNIEKIELVLKPEHNQSFYYHYSHGLKKHDGNCQRIIHGHRSQIGISLGGISMPRLQKQWADKWRDIYLASSEDQINASELKHISAKSDDVCFAYTAAQGYFEMAISESRCDILPIDTTVECIADYIASQVKLEHPEKDVKIIAYEGVGKGSISYA
- the fabA gene encoding bifunctional 3-hydroxydecanoyl-ACP dehydratase/trans-2-decenoyl-ACP isomerase codes for the protein MEPKNSYTKEDLILCGQGEMFGEGNCRLPSDNMLMMDRIISITDDGGEHGKGQIVAELDIDPSLWFFDCHFKGDPVMPGCLGLDAMWQLVGFFLGWSGGPGLGRALGVGEVKFTGQILPTAKKVTYRLDMKRVIKRKLFMGMADGTVEVDGRVIYEAKDLKVGLFQDTSAF
- the rmf gene encoding ribosome modulation factor, which translates into the protein MKRQKRDRLERAHSQGFKAGLAGRSKEHCPYQQVDPKSEWLGGWREAIENRNMYKT
- a CDS encoding TetR/AcrR family transcriptional regulator, giving the protein MNKISAVTNRRGRPPKIARDNADTKALLLRVGLETLTEFGFSATGLDTILKKAKVPKGSFYHYFKNKEAFGLALVDAYDTFFIAKLKFYLEQPEVPPLERIVNFTQSAIAGMQKYDYKRGCLVGNLNQELNHLSDEFKIRLMQSYHAWQAQLTQCLDLAQQQHTIKADIDTTQMSEFFWIGWEGAVMRAKLTQSSKPLTLYTEMFLRTLLK
- a CDS encoding MDR family oxidoreductase, encoding MSNPIKAIVIDKQDDDYSANLSSINSDDLPNENVLIDVLYSTLNYKDGLAITGKGPVVRSFPMVPGIDLVGTVTNSDSEEFKAGDKVILNGFGVGEKHWGGLAQKAALSSDWLIPLPANLSAKQAMQIGTAGYTAMLSVIALEKQGITPDSGEVLVTGANGGVGSFAIYLLSQLGYQVTAATGRMEQADYLKSLGATNVIDRNEFSNPGKPLQKERFAAAIDSVGSHTLANICASLKYGGVVTACGLAQGMDLPASVAPFILRGISLMGIDSVMRPKADRVEAWDRLASLVSSDYLDKISTEITLDQVIENAEQLMQGQIRGRVVVNCQS
- a CDS encoding VF530 family DNA-binding protein → MSNQELFSNNPLQGVKLEQVVEELVEQYGWELLHAYLQLNCFKNNPDIKSAVKFLRKTEWAQQKVDNFYLYRLKNLPRPDDVQYELPPRDRIIPEGDKPGEPCELSFSDAKRIQEKKAAKQRARTRKQRSNSSNPWGN
- a CDS encoding DUF3859 domain-containing protein translates to MAKSKPQITLESYGIYSNWDKASKSLPQITQFTTKVTACIDVEFGLIVNIKKAKGEKLHYCIYHPGIIDADGEVMQPFEGNVYVKDNDWSFYLGDTVWEPIEDKIGNWRMTLSLAGKVIADKTFNLTNEQTKTEDDFWKHRGY
- a CDS encoding protein kinase domain-containing protein, yielding MKAKEIRNFYINEEQSVYLLSHRDAKKHRQWLNICIKQLTLLGYKNVEMIGSGAFGFVFAGDDEHGLPWVFKFSRITLAQSVRDRLEDEAYMLSQIDNPLIPKFYGFERIKKQGILMMARAVGEDLEKVSLKQGRLSAAKIMNLAVKLRNVLLDLRHHKNGLSPQPIVHGDIKPSNLVWDEKAKQLSLVDWGSSVYAQVDEQGNPIASNFMDLMSGDLSTTNARMGDVYFIGDAQMSGEKSSPRFDEQGVASTLYALASAQSCRFGAQAIPASSLMLPKELANVIDGMLSKERSVRDKAGDYFMRNIETMAKAFLPELPKQDTKARIPFWFSQDPEPETVVYSSRKQFLRQADHKQQLLDVNDAQLDRYYKEFLFDTGDTEKAFLASISRLAKYPVVGGLSFHWKDDSLYVESSLIMHDEALATAFTDAVNNTVMLAQAISQKGLFKCCLFDARKTIQLERDGTGAFKFNQLPELDYEVVNVKASEVTRPHSYFEDGKDPDEQLQLPKKVIKCVFELNQIHHTGCIIFEALPDRMKIHHYYRLLDASKEVEFKRLLNKLMQYAVNITDVGVAGFMKLPYKNTREFSLCEQQPSNYYPKNPKQLLN